The DNA window ACAAATTCATTTTCGGCCATTTTACAGATTATGTCACGTTATCGCGGCCCCGGTCAGAACGGTTGATTTACATGCATGTGTATTTGACAATTGTTTGACACTTTTGTTTTCATTCTACATCGTCCGCAAGAGTTCAAGCACGTAGTCTGCAGATGGCGGTGAGAATTCTCTCACGGAAAAATCCCATATGCGCATACACGTGTGACGTCATACTAAAATAGCGGATACTAACGTGGTCAAGTAGAAGGATCTTTTTCGCATTGTTTCTCATTGAcattttcataataaattagCTGCAgacgtaacaaaataataataaatttaattatttttaattgtataagactatttttttgtaataaaaactttctttcgagttattttcttttggaGTTTTCCAaccttacttttttttttttttttttaattgatgatCGTATCACTTTAAAATGCCGCTGATAATAGTAACTGGTATACCGTGCAGCGGGAAGACAACAAGGACCCTTCAGTTGAAGAATCACTttgaagagaaattaaaaaacagtggacaaaaaatagaaataatcaGCGAGAGTGATGCGATTGTCCAAGCGGGCTACGATAAAAACGTGTATTTTGCAGGTAAAtcagcgaataaaataaaaatatcgaaaacaAACGCAGATATAACTTTACGGCtctattacaattttaaatatttatcgaatatTCGAGCGTTTTAATGTGCTAATCTATCGggtatttttttcagattcgaaaaaggaaaaagctGTCAGGAGCTCAATAAAATCGGATATCCAACGTAAACTGGATTCTAACAGCTTATTAATATTCGACGgcagtaattatattaaaggaTATCGATACGAGATCTACTGTACAACTAAATTGTATAAGACTCCACAATGTACATTGCACTGCAATTTGCCAATTGAACAAGCAAAGCTGTGGAATACCGAACAGCCTGAGCCCGATCGATACACTGATGAAGTCTTTGACTCACTTGTATCTAGGTAACTGCACAGtgagaaaaatagaataatcgTTAGATACTTACTGGTaatctttataatattaaatttgaatataataGATATGAAACACCAGAGACTACAAACCGATGGGATAATCCACTTTTCACTCTTTTGCCAGAAGATGATTTAATGTATGATGAAATTTACTATTGTCTTTACAAGGGCAAAAAGCCGAAACCAAATTTGAGCACCCAGAATGTTggtatttttttctccctttgtaattttttagcACACCTTATAATCTGATATcttacatatacatttttttttttttttttccaggtaCCGTTAGCGTCCACAAACTACTTGTATGAATTGGATAACAtaacaaaaaatgtaacaaatgtAAGTTATAATTTGAGAGTACACTCTatattaattgagaaaataattgtatgtaaaatatcgaaattcagataaaatatcttttgtttttcactcttaaaacataattttactataaaatatataatttataaagtaatcCATAAAATTGTACACGATATTTTTGCGGACGGTCTATATAATGTGAacgctaataaaatatatatatataattttttttttatgtcaagGCAATATTGTCAATGCAACAATTGGGGAAGAACTACGATATGAAGATATCAGGTTCTAGCGTTAATTTAGAACGCGCGATTACACCATCAAGACTCGCAATGCTACGAAGACAGTTTATAAACTTTAGTAAAATGCAACCaaatgaaattaatcgaattgCCACGTTATTTGTACAATATctgaataataatatatgataaaacGGAATTTAtgtatccttttttttttttttttttttttttaacacaactttgtatatatgtataatcacATTATGCGATAACGTCACTTGtacaattgtaaaataatgaaaacgaTTGACTCGTAAATAATCTTATATAAACTTTTGtcaatttacttaatttttggATTTCAAGCATTCACGATATAGTGAATAGGGAATACAACTAGACAGATTAGATATGGAGTTACGGAacatcaaaaaataaaaaaaaaaagctgtctATTATCTCAAAACGACattgaaattataaagatatttaaaactcGTATAAAATGAGTTTTTAAACTTGAAACTGATTAAGACAGGTAAATACGTatgaaaatattctttaaattcgATTAAGACATgtaaagaagtaaaaaaagaaaaaatatatataagaagTCTTGAATACGCAATCACACAACTATTTCTGGCAATAGTTCGTGAAATACGAGCGCACTTAAATAATACCTTTCCAGCGTTCAACACTtgtcggaagaaaaaaaaaacacttattATTCTCAATTCTCTTGTTCCTGCGCGTTATTACTTTCACCTCCATTCTGATTGTGATTTATACCGTCCGTATATTCATCAGGCTTTCGACAAACAAAATATACGCTATTATATTCGCACTGTAACATACTGTTAATGTTCTGAGCATAACGTGTTTTCACTTTTGTTTGCTCTTtctggaataaaaaaaaaaaaatagtcgaTGTATTTGTGAATACgcttaaaaaatatcacgtgTATAATATGCAAAACTGTAATTTATTACCTCCAATTGAAAACCGAAGCCCAGAATAACGTCACGAATGGCGTCATAACTCGGCTCAATTGATTCTTCGTTTGGTAAATCGCTGAAATGATAAAGCAACGGTCCAAGGTTTATCCAGACACCACCGGGCTttagaattttgtaaattgtCTCAATAAATTGTACAACGTTATTGGCACAGTCTATAAAAAAACAGGTCGCAACACAATCCCAATGATTGCTCTCCGTGTAAACCTGAAATTAATTGCatccatttaattaaataagcaatgttattatataaatatatttttattttacctctAAGAAATCACCCGCGGTCATCGAAAATTGCGCTGTTCCCGGGAGGTCGCTTGGACTTACATCGGGAAAAGAAACCGCTTGAGTTTGATGTTCaggttttaaattattcatatacTGGTGCACCCAAGGATGTACTTGATATAAGTTTATATTCCTACATCTATTTCGAAACagataattttaagaaaatttttgaatgtGATTATTGCTTGTTATATATCATCACTTACTTATTTAATACGAAGTTTGACGCAAATAGCATAAACAGGGAAAATTCATTTCCTTGGCAGGTATATCCACGCTTTGCAATTTCAAAAGCAAGGCGACCCAATCCTGCACCAGGTACTAAAATATGCACGTCCGATGGTGTACTgaaaattaaactattattaatttctttctttttttagatatatttacaCATTGTACattgaaaagcagatatggaaTTTGGtgcggcgagcggcgacggcgacggcgactggcgtacgtgactccTCCCTCTCGGCCGTCGAGCCCGAAGGAGGTAGTGGTGAGAGCCGTTCCCCTCTCAATCCTCTGTGAGCGGTGCTATGCGgaacatctacgcgcgcgcttcgtgtgagatttaACGCaccccacgccaagatcacgtacgctagccgccgtcgcagcaccacgaacgccattcctgacggtgaaTGTACAAGAAAAACTTTCAAGGCatctaaaaaatttcaaccataattttttaagtttatttcATCCAccaattttcatttaaaaaaaaaaaaaaaaaaaaaaaaaaaaaatgaggtcAAGATCTAAATCGTTTGGCAAGTTTCCCTTGTTTTTGCTTATCTTCATTTTCTGTTAATAGTAActccttaataattattatcctACCAGTGGTCTGTTGGAAATTGATTCAATATTTCATCTACAATTGGTTGATAGCATGCTTTTCGTTCATCAGCACCTTCTACACTCCAGTCACGTACCAATTGTTTAATAGTAGCTTGCACTTTCTCCTGATCTGACATCACTGGCCTTAGATTTAATGTCTGGAATGATTCCATCTATTTCACAAAGtgaaacaattttgtaaaagtatacatttattttaacagttaaattaataattttggcaaaatatttttaatacaattgtTATGTACACATCAACTGAAtgttatacaaataatataatttaatgccATTGATTGTTAAGCTATACTTAATGAGCAATAGACaagataattgataaaaaaaaaaagaattccttACATTGTCAACTTGTGCAGTGGTTGGGCAgacattttcaaatatatgaGCTACATCTCTTATGATGAGCTTTATGATTTGATCGTTGTTGTCAATACATCGTTTGACTTCTTGCAAATGTTCCTTGTATTTCGACAAGAGCTTCTGATGATGCTGTggtaaattaagaaaataggTCTCCGTTTTTCTCACTCTCAGCAGAGAATGTGTTCTGGATAACAAACAACAGAGGATCAAGTTAAGCAAACAAgaattatacatgtataaagtAATGGTGTTGTTTACATACTAAATGTACCACAGGGGTGACTTCTAACCACTTCCAAAACGAGTTTTTGTAACGAGCCAACAATTAGCACATGTTTTTATGACGTTAATGTAAAAGAGTAAGAAAAGTGATGACCGCCACCGATTACCGCGAGGGTGAGAAGAACGAACAGAGCGCGAGATCGCAACGGGGATCGATGTCGACCGGGTTCACTCACTTGTAATATCTGAACGCGGTGACGATTCTTTGAAAGTGCTTGCGCTCCTGCTCCTCTTCCTCGTAGCTGCTGTGCATCCTCCTCGGATGTGAGCCCGTGGTCGTGTCCACCGCTTCCATCTTTAACTCGCCGAGCCTCGTTCGAGCGCGCGGGCCTTGTTTTGTAATGAAATCCCACCTCTCGCACCGCGCGCGCCGGAGAGCGGTTACGGGCCACGGTTCGTACACCACGGACGACACGGGGCGGCCTCCCACTTCGCCGGCCGCACCTTCTGCACGCGGAGTGAGATAGGTGTACGCGTTGCTCGCCGGCGAGGAAGGGAAACGCGACGCGCCGCGAGTACAGCTGACCCTcggcgggggagggggggagaaTTCGTCGACGACGTTGTCCCCCTTTTCACATAATCCAcggtaataatgaaataaacgTCGACCGCGGACGAGCGAGGACACGGCGAGTTCGGAACTCTCGTTGAAAACGTACGAATCTCGCGAGATCACAGCcgattttcagcgttttacgaACCCTAAAGCACCGCGAACTTTTCCCCCTACTCTGAGTCAGCTGTTCTCCGAGGAGTCCGAGGCTACGATTTCCCTTCTCCCTTCACCCCTTTCGACCGGTCACCTCCGCGTCCGCCATCCGCGTATGCGCGCGAGGCGCCGCGCCACCACGGTTGCAGCGCCATAGAGTAATATTACATGCGTCGTACGACAAACTTTACGAGAGCCTTGATTGGCTAGAAAATAGTTGGAGCTTTTGCGCACAGTCTACAGccattgaaaataaataaccaAGACGGCGAAAATTGGTGGCAAACGTAACGCTTCTGCGGCTAACATAACGGACTTTCTACCATGGAGTAAGAAGAGAGGAAGCAAGAGTTTGCGAGGAGCGGAGCCTTTATCTCGTTGCGGATGACCCTGGCGGTCCACTCGATACGTCACTTCCAGGCGTGGTGGAGCGCGTCTCGTGGATCTCTCGTGTATACGCATGAAAGGCGCGCGCGCACTCTTGGCGCGGGTGTGCGGGGATGCGTGCAGCCCCGCGTGAACGTAGTGGTGAACAGTAGGTTGAAAATGGCCGTGTCCGCGCATAGCTCTGTCGCCGAGATTGTCGATCCCCGCGAGAGATAAGCTCCCGTGCGGGAcgcaatcgcgcgcgcgcgcgcgcttgtgTAAATAGCGCGTCGCGCTAGCTTCGTCtggctctctctttccctcccatGAGCGGATCCcgcgagacgagacgagacgagacgccCCGCGTCGACAAGATAGCGGCTACATTCCGGCAGATTTCGCCAGGAGGGGAGGAGAAACGTCGTGTGTCTGGCCTGGGGTTTAGGATTCCAGGACTCGGACCTGTCATCCGCTTTCAGGTAAGCGACGCGCGTGTACGGGGAGCGCGAGGAACATCTGGGGGTCTCGTAAACGACGGCCGTTCGTCCTTCTTAAAATTGCACGCGGACACGCGCATCGCCGTCCCGTCGCCGTACGTCACGGCGAGGTGCCTCTTGCTTCAAGTTGGACGCAacatttctctctccttccgtTTGCATCAGGCAAAATGGATTAGGTGCTTCTTTCCAGATGCACCTTTCTGCACTTTCTGTGTGTGGAATGAAGTCATCTGCTTTCGTATCTCGGACGCAACGGCGAGGGGGAGAGTGTCGTAGGTAAGCGATACGCggcgaaggagagagagagagagagagagagagagagagagagagagggaaaaagagaggaggaggaggaggaggacgacgacgaaacAGTCCCGTCTAGCCTCCACGAGACGTGCACGCGCAACGTGTCCTACGCGACCTCTCGACCCGTCCTCCTCTGGACGGTCGTCGTCGACGTTGGTCTAGCGTCAACGGCCGCGCGTAGCCTGATTTCCCGTGTCGGGGCGTGTTCGCGCCAAGGAACGCCTAATCGCTTTCGCGGATGGCCGCGTGAACCCCAAGCGGATTCTCGAGCTGGACTCCTGAAAAATCGACCCTTGCCAGGGCGAGCATATCGTCAGCAACGGATTTAAGGTTATTTGTCAAAATTGTGTCAAGTCGCGTGACCGAGCGTCAACACCTGTCCACGATTcgtgttctctctctctctctagttttctagtttctttccctctctcttttcctttcccattctctttttcccctttctctcttttcctcctaGCCGTCTCGGCTCTCTCGAAATTCTTCGCCATCCGTCACGTTTCCGTAGTAATTTGCGACCGTGTATACACGCGGTTGAGGACAGCTATCGATCGGGAAGCGACAGCGGAAGCGTGACGGATCGTTTCGCGATCTGCTAAAAAGGATTACGTCGCGGGGAGCGCGATTCCAACGGTAATTCCGATTAACGCCTAATCGAATTTGCCGTCTCCGCGAGCCCACCGGACGTTTTGCAAGTCCCGCTGCCCACGCGAGACGCTTCCGCGAGTAGGACAATATCGCTTTGCAATCGTTACTTTGCACCCGCGTTGCGTCTTCCTTCCCCTCTTGAAAGGACCGTGAAAGAACGCATCAACTGTGTTGGCGTCCgtccctctctttttttaaagggCCAAaagagtagaaaaaaaaaaccatccACGCCGTCGTATCGCCAAACGAAAGCGGCGGCTCCCGATATGTCCGAGGATCTTGGAACAATAGCTCGTTGTTAATTGTTAGAGTACTAAATGCGCCGCGTCCCTTGATATAATACCCGTTGATCGTAGATAGCgatttttttcctatttcaACCTTATCAATGATATCTCTTACTTCTCTATAATACTCTTATCTCACCTccgtaatttatttgtacatcCGCGTAATACGTGCCTCTcgttagatttcttttttaagacttGAGCGCATATACGCCACACATTCAGGACTTGACATGTACGGTACTTGATTTCTGGTTTCGAGCCAACTTAAAGATGGGTATCTTGTTTAATGGAACGTTCCGCTGACTTCGCCCTAGTTTTCTCTGTAATGAAGTTTCCTCATTATTCACTATCGTTTAAATGCGTTGGAAACAAAtctctattattattattattattattatgtacattATATCAAAgctgaaaagaaaagatgttCTCTCCTTGGCTTCGGCATTTCGGCACTTTTAACAAATCCGAACGTCACCCCACGTTAGCAAGATaagttacaaataaaaaaattattaaacaataaactgtttcttttcttttttctttcagatttGAATTGGTAATTTCCGTGCTAATTCTAATTATTGGAAATTGCCAGCGATGGATCGTGCTCCTTTTATCGGTGCCTGCAATAGCTTGAGCAcaacgatatttaattaacaaagtgtgatttaaaatttattaagatgCGGGA is part of the Cardiocondyla obscurior isolate alpha-2009 linkage group LG14, Cobs3.1, whole genome shotgun sequence genome and encodes:
- the LOC139108148 gene encoding protein KTI12 homolog, whose translation is MPLIIVTGIPCSGKTTRTLQLKNHFEEKLKNSGQKIEIISESDAIVQAGYDKNVYFADSKKEKAVRSSIKSDIQRKLDSNSLLIFDGSNYIKGYRYEIYCTTKLYKTPQCTLHCNLPIEQAKLWNTEQPEPDRYTDEVFDSLVSRYETPETTNRWDNPLFTLLPEDDLMYDEIYYCLYKGKKPKPNLSTQNVPLASTNYLYELDNITKNVTNAILSMQQLGKNYDMKISGSSVNLERAITPSRLAMLRRQFINFSKMQPNEINRIATLFVQYLNNNI
- the LOC139108147 gene encoding carnosine N-methyltransferase isoform X1 translates to MEAVDTTTGSHPRRMHSSYEEEEQERKHFQRIVTAFRYYKTHSLLRVRKTETYFLNLPQHHQKLLSKYKEHLQEVKRCIDNNDQIIKLIIRDVAHIFENVCPTTAQVDNMESFQTLNLRPVMSDQEKVQATIKQLVRDWSVEGADERKACYQPIVDEILNQFPTDHCTPSDVHILVPGAGLGRLAFEIAKRGYTCQGNEFSLFMLFASNFVLNKCRNINLYQVHPWVHQYMNNLKPEHQTQAVSFPDVSPSDLPGTAQFSMTAGDFLEVYTESNHWDCVATCFFIDCANNVVQFIETIYKILKPGGVWINLGPLLYHFSDLPNEESIEPSYDAIRDVILGFGFQLEKEQTKVKTRYAQNINSMLQCEYNSVYFVCRKPDEYTDGINHNQNGGESNNAQEQEN
- the LOC139108147 gene encoding carnosine N-methyltransferase isoform X2, producing MEAVDTTTGSHPRRMHSSYEEEEQERKHFQRIVTAFRYYKTHSLLRVRKTETYFLNLPQHHQKLLSKYKEHLQEVKRCIDNNDQIIKLIIRDVAHIFENVCPTTAQVDNTLNLRPVMSDQEKVQATIKQLVRDWSVEGADERKACYQPIVDEILNQFPTDHCTPSDVHILVPGAGLGRLAFEIAKRGYTCQGNEFSLFMLFASNFVLNKCRNINLYQVHPWVHQYMNNLKPEHQTQAVSFPDVSPSDLPGTAQFSMTAGDFLEVYTESNHWDCVATCFFIDCANNVVQFIETIYKILKPGGVWINLGPLLYHFSDLPNEESIEPSYDAIRDVILGFGFQLEKEQTKVKTRYAQNINSMLQCEYNSVYFVCRKPDEYTDGINHNQNGGESNNAQEQEN